One Vanessa atalanta chromosome 6, ilVanAtal1.2, whole genome shotgun sequence genomic window carries:
- the LOC125064871 gene encoding sesquipedalian-1 yields MKINEKNLCAFASSATPVDREGWLDMRGEVGKSYQRRWFTLKGNLLFYFDKKGDKEPVGVIILEGCTIELTEEESYSFKIVFHCEGGRTYFLCTNSQASMEAWMKALACASYDYMKLMVAELQRQLDEAQAEEAAEAAALVTVTSPEDEPKVPPRGQRYNPFNKAPEGETKAVPGSRHHKESVKSELPRKKVPFRDIHKSYGRKILSDRSEWRARLRMRDDAVERPLIQL; encoded by the exons ATGAAGATCAATGAGAAGAATTTATGTGCGTTCGCTTCATCAGCAACTCCAGTAGATCGTGAGGGATGGCTAGATATGAGAGGCGAAGTAGGAAAAAGCTACCAACGCAGATGGTTTACTTTGAAAGGAAATCTACTGTTTTATTTCGACAAAAAAGGAGATAAAGAACCAGTCGGTGTTATTATACTGGAAGGATGTACGATTG AATTGACGGAAGAAGAGTCGTACAGTTTCAAGATAGTGTTCCACTGTGAAGGTGGACGTACATATTTCTTGTGCACAAACTCACAAGCCTCAATGGAAGCTTGGATGAAGGCTTTGGCTTGTGCAAGTTATGATTATATGAAATTGATGGTGGCTGAGCTGCAAAGACAGCTGGATGAAGCTCAGG CTGAAGAGGCTGCCGAGGCTGCTGCATTAGTTACAGTCACGTCTCCTGAAGATGAACCCAAGGTTCCACCCCGAGGTCAACGTTACAATCCCTTCAACAAAGCTCCCGAAGGAGAGACTAAAGCAGTACCAGGGAGTAGACACC ACAAAGAGAGTGTGAAGTCAGAGCTTCCCCGTAAAAAAGTACCATTTCGCGATATCCACAAATCCTATGGTCGAAAGATCCTTTCAGATCGCAGCGAGTGGCGCGCGCGGCTGCGCATGCGCGATGATGCTGTCGAGCGACCTCTAATACAACTGTGA